A region of the Dyadobacter sp. CECT 9275 genome:
GAGTATCTGTGTTACACGACCGAAGAAAGCGAGAAAATCAAGGTGATTGATTACGCGGCTCGTTTCGGCAGCATGCAAAAAGGGATTGCGGCATTGGCAGAGGAGATCAGATCAACATCATGAGAAAGAACATTCTATTTTTCACATTGGCCTTCGCACTTGTCGCGACACCGGTCAAGGAAGCAGAAGCAGCGAATCCTTGGGCGGCGATTATCAAAGCAGCGATTAAAAAGGTAGTGAAGGCGGTCGATTTGATGATCCAAAGGCGGCAAAACAAGGTAATCCGGCTCCAAAATGCACAGAAAGCTATTGAAAACACAATGGCGAAACTGCAACTGGATGAAATCACCGACTGGGTAAAAAAGCAGCGGGATCTTTACAAAAAGTACTACGACGAGCTCAAAAAGGTCAAGGGAGTCATCGCTTATTACTTCAAGATCAAACAGATTGCTGACAAAAACTCAAAGTTGGTCGACGAATACCGAAGGTTTTGGGGATTGGTTTCCAATGACAAGCATTTCACCACACAGGAGCTAGACTACATCTTCAAGGTGTATGTAGGCATCCTGGAAAATTCCTCCAAGAACGTTGACCTGCTGAAAATGATTGTCGAGTCCTTCACGATGCAGATGACTGATGCTAAACGGCTTGAACTGATCGAAAATGCGGCTGACAAAACCGACCAGCTATATAATGACCTGACTAGGTTCAACCAGGAAAATGCGATGCTAAGTATCAGCCGGGCCAAAAGCCAGCATGAAGTGGGTGTGATGAAAAAGTTGTACGGGATCAACTAACCTGGATTATGAGAACAGTCCTGATTATCCTGACCATGATTTTCATCAATACGAGCTTGCAGGCGCAAACATTCAAGGAATGGTTCCGGCAAAAAAAGACGCAGAAGAAGTACCTGATCGAGCAGATCGCCCAGTTGAAGATCTATTTGGAGCTCACAGAAAAAGGCTACAAGATCGCCAAGGAAGGCTTAACGATGATCGGCGACTTGAAAAGAGGTGAATTCAAACTGCATAAAAACTACTTCGATTCATTGAAGGTGGTCAATCCGAAGATTGCTGATCTACCGAAAGTTGAATGGATCGGGACATTTTACGGAGAGGTCAAAAGCGTGTGTAGCTCCTGCATTTCGAAACTCAGTCAAAGTGGGTATTTGACAAGCGATGAGCTGGCTTACCTGCGATCGGTTTTTGATCGTGTAACTGCGGACTCGGACAAAATCCAGACGACTATAAAAGAGATTACCAGTGACGGGAACCTGGCTATGACCGACAACGAGCGATTGAAAAGGATCGACGAGCTTTACGATCAAATTCTTTTCAACTACACGTTTTCAAAGGCGTTTTGCAACGAATCCGCGGTGCTGGCAGCAGCCAGGATGAAAGAGAAAGAGGATGTGGTAACCGGCCGACAATTACACGGCGCAAATTGAAACGCAATGAGAATCGCCCTGATAGTACTTATAGCAATCGCGTTGGCCGTTCCGAACCAGACAAAAGCGCAAACTCCCGAGGTAACTCAATTGATCTTAAACATCCAAAAGCTGAACCAGCTGCGGAAGATCCTCAAAGAATTGAAAGCTGGGTATGACATTCTTTTTAAAGGTTATACGACGATTAAGGATATTTCCAAAGGAAACTTCAAGCTTCACGAGGCATTTCTGGACGGGTTGCTAGAAGTAAGCCCAGCTGTGAAACGCTACAAACGCATTGCAGAAATCGTGGATTTTCAATTGAAACTGGTTTCCGAATATCGAGCAGCGTTCGCACAATTCCAGTCAGGGAAGTACTTTAATAAGGACGAGCTGGATTATATGTCAAGGGTTTATGCCCGGTTAATCAACCAAAGCATTAAGAATCTGGACGCACTTACAATGGTGGTGACTGCCAAGAAAATGCGGATGTCGGATGATGAACGCCTGGCAGCAATCGACAAAATTCACGAAGAGATGCAGGATCAATTGATATTCCTGCGCCATTTCAATTCAACTGCCGCCACACTCGGCTTGCAGCGTGCCAAAGTTTTTGTGGAGGTAGAAACGAGTGCACACCTAAACGGCGTCAATCCATAATCCAAAATTTTATGAATGCATTGATTAGAACCGCCTTAGTAGCGGTGATTGGCATCGCTTTGCCTCAAATGGCTTCTGCACAAGGGTATCCAGATCAGATCAGCGGACTGCATAGCGTGCTCGACAAGCTTTATGATGAAATGATGCCGATGTGCGCAAAGTTGATTGGCGTAGCCAGGGGAATAGCAGGGTTTGCAGCAATCTGGTACATAGCAGCGCGCATTTGGCGACATCTTGCAAATGCGGAAGCCATCGACTTTTATCCTCTGTTCCGGCCATTTGCGATTGGGTTTGCCATTCTGATTTTCCCTTCGGTGTTGGCGATGATCAATGGGATCATGTCGCCGGTAGTCAACGCCACCGCTGCAATGGTGGATGGCTCGAATGAGGCAATCACCATCCTGTTGAAGAAAAAGGAGGAGGCAATTATGAAAACCAACGCGTGGCAAATGTATGTGGGCGCAGCGGGCAATGGCGACCGGGACAAATGGTATAAATACACGCACGGAAATGAGGAGCCTTCGGGTGAAGGAATTTTCGCAAGCGTAGGCAATGATATCAAATTCTCGATGGCCAAGGCTTCCTACAATTTTCGCAACTCTATCAAGGAGTGGCTGAGCGAGATTTTGCGGCTGCTGTTCGAGGCTGCTGCGCTTTGCATCAATACGCTGAGAACATTTCAGTTAATAGTGCTCGCCATCGTTGGGCCGATTGCTTTCGGAATTTCAGTTTTTGACGGGTTCCAGTTTACGTTAACCGGCTGGATTGCCAGGTACATAAACATTTTCCTTTGGCTGCCAGTCGCAAACATCTTCGGGGCCATCATCGGAAAGATCCAGGAAATGATGCTGACGCTGGATATTAGTCAGGTTGAAGGTGCGGGTGATACCTTTTTCAGCTCTACGGACTTAGCCTATCTGGTATTCCTCATTATCGGTATTGTCGGGTATTTCTCGGTTCCTGCGGTTGCAGGGTTCATTATCCAGGCAGGGGGCGGAAACCCTTATCTGTATAAGGTAACCACACTTTTCTCTCAAACGGCGACCGGTTTCGGCAACAGAGCATTTCCCGCTGGCGGTGGCTTCGGGTCACTACCGAGAAACACGGCGATGCCTAAATCTCAGAATTTTTAACCAATCATGTCATGTTTACAAAAGCCAAAAATCTGGAAACAGCATTCCGGCATGTGCGCGGATTTACAATGCTGGTGGTGGTGGGCTGCATAGGTTTCTGCTGCTTTGCGATCTACAAAAGTTATCAGCTGGTGGATGAAACTCAGGACAAAGTCTACATCCTGGCAAGCGGAAAAGTGCTCGATGCCTATGCGTCTGAACGAAATGAAAATATTCCGGTCGAAGCCCGGGATCATGTGGCCACCTTCCACCGGTACTTCTTCACCCTCGACCCTGACGATAAGGTGATACAATCCAATTTGGTAAGGGCTCTTTATCTGGCAGATGTCTCAGCCAAAGCTCAATATGAAAATTTGAAAGAGTCGGGCTACTACGCCAGCATCATCTCAGCGAACATTAGCCAACAGATCAGCATTGATACGGTGGAGGTGAAGACCGAAGATTATCCTTACCAATTCCGATGTGTTGCTTCCCAGCGCATCATTCGCTCCACCAGCATCGTCACCCGGCGATTAGTGACGGAAGGCTTTCTTAGAAGCGTGTCCAGAAGTGATAACAATCCGCATGGATTCCTGATCGAACGATGGACAACGCTTGAAAACAAAGACATCAATGTTCAAAACCGATAGCTTATGTTTTACAATTTCAACAGACACAGACACATGGAGGCGGAAATGGCCGACAGTCTTGGCCGCAGTGTACCAGAACCAGCCAAGTTTCAAGGAAATCGGAAATGGGGACTTTGGAAAAGAATCACTGTGAGGTTGGCACGACTGCCGCTGAAATGGCAGCACGCGCTGTTAGTTGCGCTACTCTCGGGTGGAATCGGATACAGTTTTTCGCTGATCCTGCCCGACTATCAAATTGCCGCATTGTCAAGGGTCTTCACAAACGATAGCAGAAACCAAAAGATAATCAAAGCGGCGACGCCAAGTCCTCGCCAGCAGGCTTTTGAAGCGTATGTCGACAGCTTAGAGCATGCACACGTCCGGGACAGCATTTATCAATCACAACAAACCGCAAAAGGTTATGCAGAACAAACCATACACCCGTAAATTCTTACAAAAGCGTAAGTTTTATACAGTCCTGCCACTTCTGGTTTTTCCATTTCTCACATTGATCGTCTGGGCATTATTTGGCAAGGGAGACGGAGGATTGGTTTTATCAAAAGAGCGAAAAGGGTTGATTATGAGCCTTCCAGATGCCTTTTTGAAAGATGAGAAGGATTTGAATAAAATGGGCTACTATAAGAAGGCTGCCGAAGATTCTGCAAGGCTCCGTGATCTGATTGAGAAAGACCCGTACTATCAGGACACGCTACTTGCCTCGAAATCCGGCCCTTTGGGTGTGCCGCTCAAAAATCTGGAAGGGCCGGGAAAAACTAAGAAAGGAAGCGCTGGCCAAACTTCTGAAAATGCTGATCCGGCTGACAAAGAGGTGTTCAAAAAACTTCAAGAACTGGACAAGGTCTTATCAAAAACCAGCAATCCAAATTTTGACGATCCCGCTAAGCCCAAAGTAGCTGCGGCACAAGAGGAGGATACAAATCACGAGCGACTTGCGCAGTTAGAACAGATGATGGCTGGCCTTGGGGAAGAAGACGAGCCAATCACTGAGGTCGATCCGGAAATGACCGAGCTCAATGGAATGCTTGACAAGATAATGCAAATTCAAAATCCGGATCTGCAACTTGAACAGACTCGAAAGCTATCGCTTGAAAACAGAAAGCAGGTCTTTCCTGTAACAGCGGTCACTGACCAAGTGCATTTCACCTTTCTTAGTGGGCAGCGCGAACCCGAAGATAGTTTAAAGCATCTCACTTCGAATCAGATAAATGGTTTTCATTCGCTAGAAGATCATCGAGGTGCGAGCCAAAATCAAAACGCAATTGAAGCGGTGATCGATCAAAATCAAACGCTCGTGACGGGAGCTACCATCAAATTTCGGTTGACCACGGACGTCTTTATAGCGGGCACTCGTATCCCGGCCGGTAGTTTTGTGTTCGGAAAGAGCAGCCTCAATCAGGAAAGGCTTCGCGTTAATATTGAGTCTGTCAAGTCTGGAAATTCTTTACATCCCGTCAGCTTAACGGTTTATGACATGGATGGAATGGAAGGAATTTACGTTCCCGGCGCACTTTCTCGCGATGTTGGTAAACAGTCCTCTGACCGTGCGATTCAAGGGATTAACATTCCAATCATCGACCCTTCTTTCGGCGCACAAGCCGCAAGTGCAGGTATCGAAGCTGCGAAGACATTTCTCGGCCGAAAAACAAAGCTTATCCAAGTTTCATTGAAGGCTGGCTATAAGGTGCTTCTCAAAGACGCCAACTCCAAACCGATCTAATCTCAATTCATTCTAAGATTCAACTATCATGAGAAATTTTCTTTTGAGTCAGCTACTGCTATGCCTGAGCTTTGTCGGAATAGCCATTTGCCAAGGCGTCGAAACGAGCGCTATACAAGCAATTCCACTTGAAATCACCACCAGCAAAACTACCCACCTAGTATTTCCATACAACATCAAAACGGTGGACCGAGGGAATGGAGAAATCCTCGCGCAAACGGCAGCTGGCTTTGACAACGTCCTGCAAGTCAAAG
Encoded here:
- a CDS encoding conjugal transfer protein TraI, which encodes MRKNILFFTLAFALVATPVKEAEAANPWAAIIKAAIKKVVKAVDLMIQRRQNKVIRLQNAQKAIENTMAKLQLDEITDWVKKQRDLYKKYYDELKKVKGVIAYYFKIKQIADKNSKLVDEYRRFWGLVSNDKHFTTQELDYIFKVYVGILENSSKNVDLLKMIVESFTMQMTDAKRLELIENAADKTDQLYNDLTRFNQENAMLSISRAKSQHEVGVMKKLYGIN
- a CDS encoding TerB family tellurite resistance protein, coding for MRIALIVLIAIALAVPNQTKAQTPEVTQLILNIQKLNQLRKILKELKAGYDILFKGYTTIKDISKGNFKLHEAFLDGLLEVSPAVKRYKRIAEIVDFQLKLVSEYRAAFAQFQSGKYFNKDELDYMSRVYARLINQSIKNLDALTMVVTAKKMRMSDDERLAAIDKIHEEMQDQLIFLRHFNSTAATLGLQRAKVFVEVETSAHLNGVNP
- the traJ gene encoding conjugative transposon protein TraJ, which codes for MNALIRTALVAVIGIALPQMASAQGYPDQISGLHSVLDKLYDEMMPMCAKLIGVARGIAGFAAIWYIAARIWRHLANAEAIDFYPLFRPFAIGFAILIFPSVLAMINGIMSPVVNATAAMVDGSNEAITILLKKKEEAIMKTNAWQMYVGAAGNGDRDKWYKYTHGNEEPSGEGIFASVGNDIKFSMAKASYNFRNSIKEWLSEILRLLFEAAALCINTLRTFQLIVLAIVGPIAFGISVFDGFQFTLTGWIARYINIFLWLPVANIFGAIIGKIQEMMLTLDISQVEGAGDTFFSSTDLAYLVFLIIGIVGYFSVPAVAGFIIQAGGGNPYLYKVTTLFSQTATGFGNRAFPAGGGFGSLPRNTAMPKSQNF
- the traK gene encoding conjugative transposon protein TraK, with protein sequence MFTKAKNLETAFRHVRGFTMLVVVGCIGFCCFAIYKSYQLVDETQDKVYILASGKVLDAYASERNENIPVEARDHVATFHRYFFTLDPDDKVIQSNLVRALYLADVSAKAQYENLKESGYYASIISANISQQISIDTVEVKTEDYPYQFRCVASQRIIRSTSIVTRRLVTEGFLRSVSRSDNNPHGFLIERWTTLENKDINVQNR
- the traM gene encoding conjugative transposon protein TraM; translated protein: MQNKPYTRKFLQKRKFYTVLPLLVFPFLTLIVWALFGKGDGGLVLSKERKGLIMSLPDAFLKDEKDLNKMGYYKKAAEDSARLRDLIEKDPYYQDTLLASKSGPLGVPLKNLEGPGKTKKGSAGQTSENADPADKEVFKKLQELDKVLSKTSNPNFDDPAKPKVAAAQEEDTNHERLAQLEQMMAGLGEEDEPITEVDPEMTELNGMLDKIMQIQNPDLQLEQTRKLSLENRKQVFPVTAVTDQVHFTFLSGQREPEDSLKHLTSNQINGFHSLEDHRGASQNQNAIEAVIDQNQTLVTGATIKFRLTTDVFIAGTRIPAGSFVFGKSSLNQERLRVNIESVKSGNSLHPVSLTVYDMDGMEGIYVPGALSRDVGKQSSDRAIQGINIPIIDPSFGAQAASAGIEAAKTFLGRKTKLIQVSLKAGYKVLLKDANSKPI